From Candidatus Neomarinimicrobiota bacterium, the proteins below share one genomic window:
- a CDS encoding succinate dehydrogenase cytochrome b subunit gives MKSAQTYINSSIGKKLVMAITGSLLCLYLLIHFGNNLTLLAGPGTFNHLVGNLESIKPFVRVIEVILLSIFLMHIFRGSQLSLDSRRAKPIRYQIDASGENSSIFSRTMGISGSIIFIFLVTHLSTFWYRFQIAKDHEAYYDIVVNGPVGFSNIFITILYLLAMVLLGFHLRHGFQSAIQTFGMKQTRIGKFIERVGFLFWFVIPLGFFGIAFWFGILGGGQV, from the coding sequence ATGAAATCCGCTCAAACATATATCAATTCATCCATAGGGAAAAAGTTGGTTATGGCAATTACAGGATCTCTACTTTGCCTCTATCTTTTAATACATTTTGGTAACAACCTTACTTTACTTGCAGGTCCCGGAACTTTTAACCATCTTGTTGGCAATCTTGAAAGTATAAAACCTTTTGTTAGAGTCATCGAAGTTATTTTATTGAGCATTTTTTTAATGCACATTTTCAGAGGATCTCAACTATCTTTGGATTCTCGCAGAGCGAAACCTATCAGATATCAGATAGACGCTTCCGGAGAAAATAGTTCGATATTTTCTCGTACGATGGGTATTTCGGGGAGCATCATTTTTATTTTTCTTGTAACCCATTTATCTACTTTCTGGTACAGATTTCAAATTGCTAAAGATCATGAAGCCTACTACGATATTGTTGTTAATGGTCCTGTTGGCTTTTCGAATATTTTTATTACCATTTTATACTTATTAGCTATGGTTTTATTAGGATTCCATTTAAGGCACGGATTTCAATCTGCAATTCAAACGTTCGGAATGAAGCAGACTAGAATTGGGAAATTTATTGAGCGCGTTGGTTTCCTTTTTTGGTTTGTGATTCCTTTAGGCTTTTTTGGGATTGCTTTTTGGTTTGGCATCTTGGGTGGAGGTCAAGTATGA
- a CDS encoding motility protein A (Homolog of MotA, appears to be involved in motility on surfaces and under different ionic conditions. With MotS (a MotB homolog) forms the ion channels that couple flagellar rotation to proton/sodium motive force across the membrane and forms the stator elements of the rotary flagellar machine.) codes for MDIATIVGIIIGLGSIFGGIFMAASAANASMAGFISPSSFAIVFGGMVASVSVAFPLSDVMKLGAAMGAVFKGGKLKLGDVVDDAVEAADVGRKGAADLEKAVEGIRNPFFRDGVQMVVDGYSLDELTEILETRIEYREVREKTQVGLFKSMGNMAPAWGMIGTLIGLVIMLSGFGGEGGADALGPGMSAALITTFYGAVFANLFFLPMSEKLDTRTSFTSTLQAMLVEASRLIHQKKHPLIVREKLNSFIPPKEWKSPE; via the coding sequence ATGGATATTGCAACAATAGTAGGTATTATAATAGGCTTAGGTTCCATTTTTGGAGGGATTTTTATGGCCGCCTCAGCAGCTAATGCCAGCATGGCGGGGTTTATTTCTCCCTCAAGTTTTGCAATTGTATTCGGAGGGATGGTAGCCTCTGTTTCGGTTGCATTTCCCCTTTCGGATGTAATGAAGTTGGGTGCAGCAATGGGCGCAGTATTTAAAGGTGGAAAATTAAAATTAGGCGATGTTGTAGATGATGCAGTCGAGGCTGCGGACGTCGGTCGAAAAGGAGCTGCTGATCTTGAGAAAGCTGTGGAAGGAATTAGAAACCCATTTTTTAGGGACGGAGTTCAAATGGTGGTTGATGGATATTCCTTGGATGAATTAACAGAAATTTTAGAAACACGGATTGAATACAGAGAAGTTCGTGAAAAAACTCAGGTTGGATTATTTAAGTCAATGGGTAACATGGCTCCGGCTTGGGGAATGATCGGGACCCTGATTGGTTTAGTAATTATGCTTTCTGGTTTTGGTGGTGAAGGAGGCGCTGACGCATTAGGCCCTGGAATGTCTGCCGCACTAATTACCACTTTTTATGGTGCTGTATTTGCGAACTTATTTTTTCTTCCGATGAGTGAAAAACTAGATACCCGGACCAGTTTTACTAGTACACTTCAAGCAATGCTTGTAGAGGCATCAAGGCTTATTCACCAAAAGAAACACCCTTTAATTGTTCGCGAAAAACTGAATTCATTTATTCCACCAAAGGAATGGAAATCACCCGAGTAG
- a CDS encoding DUF2231 domain-containing protein: MTINDIHPMVIHFPIALLTMSVLFDAAGTLFRNYSLTNAGEWNLNIGLLFAIVGIITGNISDGVIGHMNNTSGTLSTHGSIQIIVSLGFAGLWIWRKKMGSNFLKLGKPYLIIGFLFVSLLFYGSHLGILLSGKI, encoded by the coding sequence ATGACAATTAACGATATCCACCCAATGGTGATTCATTTTCCTATTGCTCTCCTAACAATGTCCGTTTTATTTGATGCTGCTGGAACATTGTTTAGAAATTATTCTTTAACAAATGCTGGCGAATGGAATTTAAATATTGGCTTGTTGTTTGCAATTGTCGGAATTATTACCGGGAATATATCAGATGGTGTAATTGGCCACATGAACAACACTTCTGGCACATTGTCAACCCATGGTTCGATACAAATAATTGTATCACTCGGGTTTGCCGGGCTCTGGATTTGGCGAAAAAAAATGGGTTCAAATTTTCTCAAATTGGGTAAACCCTATTTAATAATTGGGTTTTTGTTTGTGAGCTTATTATTCTATGGATCCCACCTTGGCATATTGCTTTCAGGAAAAATATAA
- a CDS encoding ABC transporter permease: MLMGLFAPIVAPMSPTTQILEYRNVPPGFSGHIIRFRYAPSLPEQVEAVSSLKRSGNKIEYTDLAGRKKTILNSQITFEDDVFFLLGADHFGRDIFSRLVYGARISLIVGFSASSISMLIGVFLGAWAGYREGFISKIIMRFTDIMFGFPTLLFLIGITAAFDPSLTVVFIAIGLVSWPGMCRLMRGQVLKIKEEQFVYAAQTLGYSTQRILWKHILPNCIAPILVTYTLGIAGAIMAEASLSFLGLGAQPPTPSWGSMINNGKDFMRIAPWISLSPGIAIAMTVMGFNFLGDGLRDALDPTMKE, from the coding sequence ATGCTTATGGGATTATTTGCACCCATTGTTGCACCTATGAGCCCAACTACACAGATATTAGAATATAGAAATGTTCCGCCGGGGTTTAGCGGCCACATAATTCGTTTTCGATATGCACCTTCTTTGCCGGAACAAGTAGAAGCCGTTTCCTCCCTAAAAAGATCGGGGAATAAAATTGAATACACAGATCTCGCTGGGCGGAAAAAGACAATCCTTAATTCGCAAATTACATTTGAGGACGATGTTTTTTTCCTGTTGGGTGCGGATCATTTTGGAAGAGATATTTTTTCTCGACTTGTGTATGGTGCCAGGATATCATTAATTGTAGGATTTAGTGCCAGTTCAATTTCCATGTTGATTGGTGTTTTTTTAGGAGCATGGGCAGGGTACCGCGAAGGATTTATTTCTAAAATCATTATGAGGTTTACAGACATAATGTTTGGTTTTCCTACTTTGTTATTTTTAATTGGAATAACCGCTGCATTTGACCCCAGTCTTACTGTAGTATTTATTGCAATTGGTTTGGTTTCTTGGCCCGGTATGTGCAGGTTGATGAGGGGACAAGTTCTCAAAATAAAAGAAGAACAATTTGTTTATGCAGCGCAAACGCTTGGCTATTCCACCCAAAGAATTTTATGGAAACATATTTTACCAAATTGTATTGCACCGATTTTGGTGACATATACTTTAGGAATTGCAGGCGCAATAATGGCTGAAGCAAGTTTGTCTTTTCTTGGTTTAGGCGCTCAGCCACCTACACCCAGCTGGGGGTCAATGATAAACAATGGAAAAGATTTTATGCGAATAGCACCGTGGATTTCATTGAGTCCTGGAATTGCCATTGCTATGACGGTTATGGGCTTTAATTTTCTTGGCGATGGATTGCGCGATGCGCTCGATCCAACAATGAAAGAATAA
- a CDS encoding gamma-glutamyl-gamma-aminobutyrate hydrolase family protein produces the protein MNKPLVGINPYYYEWDDALWNGTKDRYYNAVWHGEGIPFTVHYPDDNEGVNNIADTIDGLIMVGGPDIPNDLYNGKHPELLDKDILHPTREAFDRALCCAMRKRKKPILAICLGMQQINVISGGTLYEDLNVQFKNPASHGEFKGNVAYHSVTINESSLLYQIIGNKTIEVASTHHQGIRTLGKGLKSVATAPDGLIEAIEDKERPEAFIAVQWHPELMPGNPDQLKLFKWLSEEASNRKES, from the coding sequence ATGAATAAACCGTTGGTTGGAATAAATCCATATTATTATGAATGGGATGATGCACTTTGGAACGGTACAAAAGATCGGTATTATAATGCGGTCTGGCATGGCGAGGGAATACCCTTTACAGTTCATTATCCTGATGACAATGAAGGTGTCAATAATATTGCGGATACAATTGACGGGCTTATAATGGTTGGCGGTCCGGATATCCCAAATGATTTATATAACGGCAAGCATCCGGAACTTTTGGATAAAGATATTCTTCATCCTACGCGAGAAGCATTTGATAGAGCACTTTGTTGCGCGATGAGAAAACGAAAAAAACCAATTTTAGCTATTTGCTTAGGCATGCAACAGATAAATGTTATTTCTGGTGGGACATTATATGAGGATTTAAATGTGCAATTTAAAAATCCAGCATCTCATGGAGAATTTAAAGGAAATGTCGCCTATCACTCAGTTACTATTAATGAGAGTAGTTTACTTTATCAGATTATTGGGAATAAAACTATTGAAGTTGCATCCACGCACCACCAGGGGATTAGGACACTCGGCAAAGGATTAAAAAGTGTTGCAACGGCACCTGACGGACTTATTGAGGCGATTGAGGACAAAGAACGACCCGAGGCGTTTATTGCAGTCCAATGGCATCCTGAGCTAATGCCGGGGAATCCCGATCAATTAAAATTGTTTAAATGGCTTTCAGAGGAAGCTAGCAACAGAAAAGAATCCTAA
- a CDS encoding gamma-glutamyltransferase, whose translation MKYGLIAAGEKHTAEAGQHILESGGNAFDAAVAAVLTSMTSEYALTSAGGGGACLAWPKNKKPIVYDFFVDAPKTDKNRNIEFFETVVNFGTTKQLFHIGKGSIAVPGCIKGLFQIHKELGILPIEQVMEPAIRAARFGIRLNKCQAYVIKLLEPILTYNQLDEQILTKSDGTLIGEGDILKNPDFGDFLEILIKEGPDYFYSGIGSNLILSQSKSGGFLDERALQQYQVYRRHPVKSQYHGKTIYSNPAPSTGGTLIGFFLAILNESKLSPSPENIALAMNITHQARHHYKKESYNILSKNNINTFKSKIENQEWVFKKTNPSGRGDTTQVSILDKEGNAVSITTTNGEGSGYSIPGMGVVLNNMLGEEDLNPDGFHLWEKQVRIPSMIAPTIVASDAGPELILGSGGSNRIRSAISQVIINYFQNNKDIETSIAHPRIHLEGSSLHCEPGIKLDFQNKIPEEVDIIKWNNQNMFFGGVNAVTNDAAVGDQRRGGVGIVC comes from the coding sequence ATGAAATACGGATTGATAGCCGCAGGAGAAAAACACACCGCAGAAGCTGGGCAACATATTTTAGAGTCTGGAGGTAATGCCTTCGATGCTGCTGTAGCAGCAGTTTTAACATCTATGACATCTGAATATGCACTCACAAGTGCAGGGGGCGGTGGAGCCTGTTTGGCTTGGCCAAAAAATAAAAAACCCATCGTATACGATTTTTTTGTAGATGCACCAAAAACGGACAAAAACAGGAATATCGAATTTTTTGAAACCGTGGTTAATTTTGGTACAACTAAGCAGCTGTTTCATATTGGGAAGGGGTCTATTGCTGTGCCCGGATGTATAAAGGGATTATTCCAGATTCATAAAGAATTGGGCATTTTGCCGATTGAACAAGTAATGGAACCTGCTATTCGGGCCGCACGATTCGGAATTCGTTTAAACAAATGTCAAGCATATGTAATAAAATTACTTGAGCCAATTCTTACCTATAATCAATTAGATGAACAAATATTAACTAAATCAGATGGAACGTTAATCGGCGAAGGGGATATTCTTAAAAATCCTGATTTTGGTGATTTTTTAGAAATCTTGATAAAAGAAGGGCCCGATTACTTTTACAGCGGAATAGGATCTAACCTTATTCTCTCGCAATCTAAATCGGGCGGTTTTTTAGATGAGCGAGCGTTGCAACAATATCAAGTATATCGAAGGCATCCTGTAAAATCCCAATATCATGGAAAAACAATTTATTCAAATCCTGCACCATCAACGGGGGGAACACTTATTGGATTCTTTTTGGCTATTCTTAATGAGAGCAAACTATCCCCTTCGCCTGAGAATATTGCCCTAGCAATGAACATCACCCATCAAGCTCGGCATCATTATAAAAAAGAATCTTATAATATTCTTTCAAAAAATAATATTAACACATTTAAATCAAAAATTGAAAACCAGGAATGGGTGTTTAAGAAAACCAATCCAAGCGGTAGGGGTGATACTACCCAAGTAAGTATTTTGGACAAAGAGGGAAATGCCGTTAGCATCACCACCACAAATGGTGAAGGCAGTGGATATAGTATCCCTGGGATGGGAGTCGTGTTAAATAATATGTTGGGAGAAGAAGACTTAAACCCCGATGGATTTCATCTTTGGGAAAAGCAAGTCAGAATCCCAAGTATGATTGCTCCTACAATTGTTGCTAGTGATGCGGGTCCTGAACTTATTCTTGGAAGTGGAGGCAGTAATAGAATTCGTTCTGCAATATCGCAAGTCATCATTAATTATTTTCAAAATAATAAAGATATTGAAACTTCTATAGCTCATCCTCGAATTCATTTGGAGGGGTCTAGCCTCCATTGTGAGCCAGGAATAAAACTAGATTTTCAAAACAAAATTCCAGAAGAAGTGGACATTATAAAATGGAACAATCAAAATATGTTTTTTGGAGGGGTAAATGCTGTAACAAATGATGCGGCGGTTGGCGATCAGCGCAGGGGCGGTGTGGGAATAGTCTGTTAG
- a CDS encoding ABC transporter permease, giving the protein MVRYIIKRVWQSIPVILGVIIITFILMYIIPGDPVISMVGERFDEARIQELREDLHLNDPLWKQFTMYLSNVVRGDLGTSFITGRSVTSDLLQKFPNTALLAASAMFIAVLMGVSLGVISSLRPNSLLDRGLMVFALAGISTPVFWLGLMLAMFVGVYLQWLPPTGFGGIEYLILPAITLGVRSAAYLARITRASMLDVLNKDYIRTARSKRVPEWLVVMKHAFPNVLIPVITVIGTDFGSYLSGAVLTESIFGWPGIGRFALEAILKRDFPVIQGTVLFMALMFITANMLVDILYGVIDPRIRMESNGSEN; this is encoded by the coding sequence ATGGTTCGGTACATCATCAAGCGAGTTTGGCAATCGATTCCGGTTATCTTGGGCGTCATTATAATCACATTTATATTAATGTATATCATTCCAGGCGATCCCGTTATTTCGATGGTAGGAGAGCGGTTTGACGAAGCGCGCATACAAGAATTAAGAGAAGATTTACATTTAAACGATCCACTGTGGAAGCAGTTTACAATGTATTTGAGCAATGTTGTCCGAGGGGATTTAGGAACATCCTTTATTACAGGAAGGTCAGTGACTTCTGACTTGCTGCAAAAATTTCCAAATACCGCATTGCTTGCTGCCTCGGCGATGTTTATTGCTGTTCTAATGGGAGTTAGTTTGGGAGTGATATCGTCATTGCGCCCCAATTCCTTATTAGACAGAGGCCTTATGGTTTTTGCTTTAGCCGGCATATCCACTCCGGTATTCTGGCTAGGATTAATGCTGGCAATGTTTGTGGGAGTATATTTGCAATGGCTTCCACCTACTGGGTTTGGTGGCATTGAGTATTTAATTCTTCCCGCCATTACCCTTGGTGTTCGATCCGCAGCATATTTGGCGCGAATCACGAGGGCATCAATGCTGGATGTATTGAATAAAGATTATATTCGAACGGCTCGTTCAAAACGAGTACCTGAATGGCTTGTTGTAATGAAACACGCTTTCCCAAATGTTTTGATTCCCGTAATAACGGTGATAGGAACAGACTTTGGCAGTTATCTTTCCGGCGCTGTTTTGACGGAATCAATTTTTGGTTGGCCCGGTATTGGAAGATTTGCTCTTGAAGCAATTTTAAAACGGGATTTCCCCGTAATTCAGGGAACCGTTCTCTTTATGGCATTGATGTTTATTACAGCAAATATGCTAGTAGATATTTTATACGGCGTTATAGACCCTCGAATCAGGATGGAAAGTAATGGTTCCGAAAACTAA
- a CDS encoding pyruvate, phosphate dikinase yields the protein MNQYVYFFGGGRADGAANMKNLLGGKGANMAEMVNLGIPVPPGFTITTEVCTHYYENENAYPESLKNEAVGSIKKMESEIDGSFGDMVDPLLVSIRSGARISMPGMMETVLNVGLTSKTIPGLIKKTNNPRFVYDAYRRLMMMYADVVMEKATGVDPKDGQGIRFKLEKILDHYKNDKNYTADTDLSGEDWKTISELFKVEIKNTLGKDFPDDHYEQLWGGIEAVFRSWNGKRAVNYRRIENIPGEWGTAVNVQAMVFGNMGEESATGVAFTRNPATGENVFYGEWLTNAQGEDVVAGTRTPNPLNESTKTDDTQLMKSLEKSMPDIYEELLGIRSILETHYSDMQDIEFTIQNGQLWMLQTRVGKRTGMAAIKMAVDMTNEGMITKEIALMRVNPEQLDELLHPMLDAQSEQQAVLLAKGLPAGPGGASGKIVFTADDAETWNKNGEQVILLREETSPEDIHGMHAAEAILTAKGGMTSHAALVARGWGKCCVVGCSALHINGSKKTVQIGEKVLKEGDWITLNGTRGTIYEGKLDLIPANPNTHPEYLELMKWADSIRKLKIRTNADTPGDADQAIQFGAEGIGLCRTEHMFFDEARILAIRKMILSNDEKTRRAAVMELLPFQKDDFKGILKAMEGKPVTIRLLDPPLHEFMTLTHSQIDELAKHVGLETNQVEKRIAELHELNPMLGHRGCRLGIAYPEITEMQARAILEAAAELTNDGVSVYPEIMIPLVGAVTEYVNQENIVRSVAKEVLEQTGSKVNFLVGTMIELPRACLTADEIAKKAEFFSFGTNDLTQTTFGFSRDDIGSFLPDYLDQNILPGDPFQSLDVSGVGKLVSMAVDLGREVKPNLKIGICGEHGGDPNSIQFCKNIGLDYVSCSPFRIPIARLAAAQSELN from the coding sequence ATGAACCAGTATGTTTATTTTTTTGGCGGAGGGCGTGCTGATGGAGCCGCAAATATGAAAAATCTTTTAGGCGGGAAAGGCGCAAATATGGCCGAAATGGTCAATCTTGGAATACCCGTTCCCCCAGGGTTTACAATAACAACTGAAGTTTGTACCCATTATTATGAAAACGAAAATGCATACCCAGAGAGTTTAAAAAATGAAGCAGTAGGATCAATCAAAAAAATGGAAAGCGAAATAGATGGTTCCTTTGGGGATATGGTCGATCCTCTTTTAGTATCAATTCGCTCAGGGGCGCGAATTTCCATGCCTGGAATGATGGAAACGGTATTAAACGTTGGTCTTACTTCTAAAACCATTCCTGGGTTAATTAAAAAAACAAATAATCCCCGGTTTGTGTATGATGCCTATCGAAGATTGATGATGATGTATGCAGATGTTGTAATGGAAAAAGCTACCGGAGTTGATCCTAAGGATGGACAGGGCATTAGGTTTAAGCTCGAGAAAATTTTAGACCACTATAAAAATGATAAAAATTATACAGCAGACACTGATCTTTCGGGAGAAGATTGGAAAACAATATCAGAGTTGTTCAAGGTAGAAATTAAAAATACGTTGGGGAAGGATTTTCCCGATGATCATTATGAACAATTATGGGGTGGAATCGAAGCGGTTTTTAGAAGCTGGAATGGGAAACGTGCTGTGAATTACCGTCGTATTGAAAATATTCCGGGAGAGTGGGGGACCGCTGTCAATGTTCAAGCAATGGTGTTCGGAAATATGGGAGAAGAGTCGGCAACGGGAGTTGCTTTCACTCGGAACCCAGCCACCGGTGAAAATGTATTTTATGGAGAATGGCTGACAAATGCACAAGGTGAAGACGTTGTCGCCGGAACACGTACTCCAAATCCGCTAAACGAATCTACAAAAACAGATGACACACAGTTGATGAAGTCTCTTGAAAAATCTATGCCGGATATTTACGAAGAACTCCTTGGGATACGATCTATCCTCGAGACTCATTATTCCGATATGCAGGATATTGAATTCACTATTCAAAATGGTCAGTTGTGGATGTTGCAAACTCGTGTGGGAAAACGCACTGGAATGGCGGCTATTAAAATGGCAGTAGATATGACAAACGAGGGAATGATTACAAAAGAAATTGCTCTTATGCGTGTGAACCCTGAACAATTAGATGAGCTCCTTCATCCTATGCTAGATGCCCAAAGTGAGCAACAAGCCGTATTGCTTGCGAAAGGCCTTCCTGCGGGACCGGGGGGAGCGTCGGGAAAGATCGTTTTTACCGCAGATGATGCGGAAACATGGAATAAGAATGGCGAGCAAGTTATTTTGCTACGAGAAGAAACTTCGCCAGAAGATATTCATGGAATGCATGCGGCAGAAGCAATCCTTACGGCAAAGGGTGGAATGACTTCTCACGCTGCTCTAGTTGCGCGAGGTTGGGGAAAATGTTGTGTTGTTGGTTGTTCTGCGCTTCATATAAACGGTTCGAAAAAAACGGTTCAAATTGGTGAAAAAGTTCTTAAGGAGGGCGATTGGATTACTCTTAATGGAACACGAGGAACAATTTATGAAGGGAAGCTTGATCTTATACCGGCAAATCCCAATACCCACCCTGAATATCTAGAACTAATGAAATGGGCAGATAGTATTAGAAAATTAAAAATAAGAACGAATGCCGATACGCCTGGCGATGCTGATCAGGCAATTCAATTTGGTGCGGAGGGAATTGGTTTATGCAGAACTGAACATATGTTTTTTGATGAAGCTCGTATTTTAGCAATCCGAAAAATGATTTTATCAAATGATGAAAAAACACGTCGTGCTGCAGTTATGGAACTATTACCATTTCAAAAGGACGACTTTAAAGGCATCTTAAAAGCAATGGAGGGAAAACCTGTTACCATTCGTTTACTAGACCCTCCCTTGCATGAATTCATGACATTAACACATTCCCAAATTGATGAGCTGGCAAAACATGTCGGATTGGAAACAAATCAGGTTGAAAAACGCATTGCGGAGTTGCATGAGCTAAACCCAATGTTGGGTCATCGTGGTTGTAGGCTCGGTATCGCATACCCCGAAATTACAGAAATGCAAGCAAGAGCTATTTTAGAAGCTGCAGCAGAACTTACAAATGATGGTGTTTCTGTTTATCCTGAAATCATGATTCCACTGGTTGGAGCCGTGACTGAATATGTAAATCAGGAAAATATTGTTCGAAGTGTCGCAAAAGAGGTATTGGAACAAACGGGTAGTAAGGTAAACTTTTTGGTTGGAACAATGATTGAGTTACCTCGAGCATGTTTAACCGCTGATGAAATCGCGAAAAAGGCTGAATTTTTTAGCTTTGGAACCAACGATCTTACCCAAACAACTTTTGGGTTTAGTCGGGATGATATTGGTTCGTTTTTACCTGATTATCTTGATCAAAATATTCTTCCCGGAGACCCCTTCCAAAGCCTTGATGTCTCCGGTGTTGGTAAACTTGTATCCATGGCCGTGGATTTAGGGCGTGAAGTAAAGCCAAATCTAAAAATTGGTATTTGTGGAGAACATGGTGGTGATCCCAATTCCATACAATTCTGTAAAAATATTGGTTTAGATTATGTTAGTTGTTCCCCCTTTCGCATACCAATAGCTAGGCTTGCTGCGGCTCAAAGTGAGTTGAATTAA
- a CDS encoding flagellar motor protein MotB: MAKTSKEKKEYKKGIQKGKTLVDEGLPGWFGTFADMMTLLFAFFVLLAAISTIDPVKLMEMANSTGKSLGTKIKKDNAASNLADVKDNLEEMIEELEKESEGSPPVEITTGPKGVTLEISGDFSFGSGSADLKDDLQNLLRDHVVPQIKNSIFQIEVSGHTDSDILPKKFHDRFPSNWELASSRASAVVRESIALGVDPTRLIATGYAHWAPRDKDPMMELNSETVKTFNASPEKKARNRRVEITFLKPAHHSTKFVEQAGPG; this comes from the coding sequence ATGGCAAAAACGTCAAAAGAAAAAAAAGAGTACAAAAAAGGAATTCAAAAGGGAAAAACTTTAGTCGACGAAGGATTGCCGGGATGGTTTGGAACCTTTGCAGATATGATGACTTTGTTGTTTGCTTTCTTTGTTTTGTTGGCAGCGATTTCAACAATTGATCCTGTGAAGCTTATGGAAATGGCCAATTCAACGGGGAAATCACTTGGAACTAAAATTAAAAAAGACAATGCAGCATCAAATTTGGCGGACGTAAAAGATAATTTAGAAGAAATGATTGAAGAATTGGAAAAAGAATCAGAAGGAAGCCCACCTGTGGAAATTACAACAGGGCCAAAGGGTGTCACTTTAGAAATCAGCGGTGATTTTAGTTTTGGGTCTGGTAGCGCAGATTTAAAAGATGATTTACAAAATCTTTTAAGAGACCATGTGGTTCCGCAGATTAAAAACTCTATTTTTCAAATAGAGGTATCTGGGCATACTGACAGCGATATTCTTCCTAAAAAATTTCACGATAGATTCCCAAGTAATTGGGAGCTTGCATCGTCTCGCGCATCTGCTGTTGTTCGAGAATCCATAGCTCTTGGTGTAGATCCAACGCGCCTAATTGCAACTGGCTATGCACATTGGGCACCACGAGACAAAGACCCCATGATGGAATTAAACTCGGAAACAGTAAAAACATTTAATGCTAGTCCAGAGAAAAAAGCAAGAAACAGACGAGTAGAAATCACATTTTTAAAGCCAGCTCACCACTCAACAAAATTTGTTGAACAAGCGGGACCTGGTTAA